In one window of Tumebacillus algifaecis DNA:
- a CDS encoding carbohydrate kinase family protein encodes MAITVIGTVFVDIKGYANGKVNSDTKNVGHVEFAHGGVGRNVAEAIGRAGGSVEFISSVSNTAQGDEVAKRLNDIGIKTARLVNTDNGMGQWLAILDGAGSLVASVSQKPDLSKLEDLLLRHGEEIIKNSEAVVVELDLNDLVVQAIFAWAKLHRVPVYGIVGNLDVLMGKRSLIDEMAMFICNQQEVEEVYGITITSIEEARLAARDLTSGGLKTAVITMGSDGCVFYSREKDEFGYVPIVPTKVIDTTGAGDSFFAGTVFGLVHGHSLQQAVECGTHLASWTISSKEAVDPQITTKAKTHPLFQGEVVLK; translated from the coding sequence AACGGGAAGGTCAATTCTGATACTAAAAATGTTGGTCATGTCGAATTTGCGCACGGTGGCGTTGGCCGCAATGTAGCGGAAGCGATTGGCCGTGCCGGAGGCAGCGTAGAATTTATCTCCTCTGTCTCCAATACAGCGCAAGGGGATGAGGTTGCCAAACGCCTCAATGACATTGGTATTAAGACTGCGCGTCTCGTCAATACGGACAACGGCATGGGTCAATGGCTCGCGATTTTGGACGGAGCAGGCTCACTTGTCGCTTCCGTTTCGCAAAAGCCGGACCTTTCGAAGTTGGAAGACCTGCTGTTGCGCCACGGGGAAGAGATCATCAAGAACTCGGAAGCGGTCGTCGTCGAGCTCGATTTGAACGACTTGGTGGTGCAGGCGATCTTTGCATGGGCGAAACTGCATCGCGTTCCGGTATACGGTATCGTCGGCAATCTCGATGTGCTGATGGGCAAGCGTTCGCTGATCGACGAAATGGCCATGTTCATCTGCAACCAACAAGAGGTGGAGGAAGTGTACGGCATCACGATCACCTCGATCGAAGAAGCGAGGCTGGCCGCGCGCGATTTGACGTCCGGTGGCTTGAAGACGGCGGTGATCACGATGGGCTCCGATGGCTGTGTGTTCTACTCGCGTGAAAAGGACGAATTTGGTTACGTGCCGATCGTGCCGACGAAAGTCATTGACACCACTGGAGCAGGTGACTCTTTCTTTGCGGGCACCGTTTTTGGCTTGGTGCACGGCCACTCCCTGCAGCAAGCGGTCGAATGCGGCACACATCTGGCTTCATGGACGATCTCTTCGAAGGAAGCGGTCGATCCGCAGATTACCACCAAAGCGAAAACCCACCCGCTGTTTCAAGGCGAGGTTGTCCTGAAATAA
- a CDS encoding phosphotransferase family protein has protein sequence MDGWQALIRDKGWQVLASDKLSGGFTGSLYRLHLRDEAGQDVRAVFKRFAPDRKAELAFYERVVPHLPSGVPKLYGIVPDEGILIEDAGTALKPIFIKSDLGRQRGLLERVVTVLADMHATLAVKSQLWLVEGIVTPYPFDSSIAFAQEALAELHRQIEQLAGVNEALLAELRMIESFFYPRYPDYVSDKQTFTHGDPHMENILLDAGRIRLIDWEYASLAVPERDLAILLQDVLDVRLHSFALTVFRQELAKRGWVITDDFERSFTACLLDNTLMMLGFELWKYRHGHLSKAEIETILPLKIAWIRNAYTRLKKED, from the coding sequence ATGGACGGATGGCAAGCGTTGATCCGCGATAAAGGCTGGCAGGTGCTAGCGTCAGACAAGCTGAGCGGCGGTTTCACAGGTTCCTTGTACCGACTGCACCTGCGCGATGAAGCAGGGCAGGACGTGCGAGCTGTCTTCAAGCGGTTTGCTCCAGATCGCAAAGCGGAACTTGCCTTTTATGAACGGGTCGTGCCGCATTTGCCGTCTGGGGTGCCGAAGCTGTATGGCATCGTACCGGATGAGGGAATTCTGATCGAAGACGCAGGGACGGCACTCAAGCCCATTTTTATAAAAAGTGACCTGGGCCGTCAGCGCGGCCTGTTGGAGCGGGTCGTGACCGTTCTGGCCGACATGCATGCTACCTTGGCAGTCAAAAGTCAACTCTGGTTGGTCGAGGGAATCGTGACCCCCTATCCGTTCGACTCATCGATCGCCTTTGCACAAGAGGCGTTGGCTGAACTGCACAGACAAATCGAGCAACTTGCGGGCGTCAACGAGGCGTTGCTTGCAGAACTACGTATGATCGAATCATTTTTCTATCCGCGCTATCCAGACTATGTATCAGATAAGCAAACGTTTACTCACGGTGATCCGCACATGGAGAACATTCTGCTCGATGCAGGACGCATTCGCCTGATCGACTGGGAGTATGCATCGCTTGCCGTGCCTGAGCGCGACTTGGCGATTCTGTTGCAGGATGTGTTGGATGTACGGTTGCACTCATTTGCGCTGACCGTCTTCCGCCAAGAGTTGGCCAAACGGGGATGGGTGATCACGGACGATTTTGAGCGCTCGTTCACAGCTTGTCTGCTCGATAACACGTTAATGATGCTCGGGTTTGAACTGTGGAAATATCGGCATGGTCATCTGTCGAAGGCGGAGATCGAAACGATTCTTCCGCTGAAAATCGCTTGGATTCGCAACGCCTATACCCGATTAAAAAAGGAAGACTGA
- a CDS encoding CHAP domain-containing protein codes for MCRTLFSLALLILLALAPNTAHEAATTPEAVLAEFPAGSGGPIQPLEAGLYAFHGVETQRGPQCVEYAERYYVNRYPGTFPYHNSGPGAFDIWEGVAAATDVGGWPTHREHFVAYENGSSRPQPEDMLLYDRTRGEGWGHIAIIAEVYPTAVVILEQNSGWDTKRVLPLVENRILDRGVKGVIRLKANDQQESSPQKKEG; via the coding sequence ATGTGCCGCACCTTATTCTCACTTGCGCTTCTCATCTTGCTCGCTCTTGCGCCCAACACGGCACATGAAGCGGCCACGACACCCGAAGCGGTTCTGGCCGAGTTCCCCGCTGGAAGCGGTGGGCCGATCCAACCGCTGGAGGCAGGACTGTATGCCTTTCATGGCGTGGAGACGCAGCGCGGCCCACAATGTGTGGAGTATGCAGAACGCTACTATGTCAATCGCTATCCCGGCACGTTTCCCTATCACAACTCAGGGCCGGGCGCGTTCGACATCTGGGAAGGGGTTGCCGCTGCTACAGACGTAGGCGGATGGCCGACGCATCGCGAGCACTTTGTCGCTTACGAAAACGGCTCATCTCGTCCACAACCGGAGGACATGCTGCTCTATGACCGCACGCGCGGCGAAGGCTGGGGCCACATCGCGATCATCGCTGAAGTGTACCCGACAGCGGTCGTCATCCTCGAACAAAACAGCGGCTGGGATACGAAAAGAGTTCTCCCGCTGGTCGAAAATCGCATTCTTGACCGAGGCGTCAAAGGCGTGATTCGACTGAAAGCGAACGATCAGCAGGAATCTTCGCCGCAAAAAAAGGAAGGCTGA
- a CDS encoding ABC transporter permease — MWAVLQTEAYKYFKSKLWWGTLLLIAVPPLLNLLVWTERLSNDPQFVLTFADSLQQNISLLAILFGPLVLCLLATLAITSETQNGTLRYLLTSQVKRWELIVGKALWVMIWNSLLLFFAFLLTFAFSALLGAEGPVPYGDTLLSWLVLSASLGAMIPVYLFVALLLPNFFVPVGLGLVGTFIGLIITSSKYIAIYPFTTSIILLYRALGQPIDQELLGTTPLWIGLLVTLGLGGLLLTTVMFKRKDVAH, encoded by the coding sequence ATGTGGGCCGTGTTGCAAACGGAAGCTTATAAATATTTCAAATCAAAACTGTGGTGGGGTACTCTGTTGCTGATCGCGGTGCCGCCACTGCTCAATCTGCTGGTGTGGACCGAACGCCTCTCCAACGATCCACAGTTTGTGCTGACTTTTGCCGACTCGCTGCAACAGAACATCAGCCTGCTCGCCATCTTGTTCGGACCGTTGGTGCTCTGTCTGCTCGCCACGCTTGCCATCACATCGGAGACGCAAAACGGCACCTTGCGCTATCTGCTGACCTCGCAGGTCAAGCGCTGGGAACTGATCGTCGGCAAGGCGCTCTGGGTGATGATCTGGAATTCGCTGTTGCTCTTCTTCGCCTTCTTGCTCACCTTCGCCTTCAGTGCCCTGCTCGGAGCGGAAGGTCCGGTACCGTATGGGGACACGCTGTTGTCGTGGCTCGTGCTGTCTGCATCGCTCGGGGCGATGATCCCCGTCTATCTGTTCGTCGCCCTGTTGCTCCCCAACTTTTTTGTGCCTGTCGGTTTGGGGCTGGTCGGTACGTTCATCGGGTTGATCATCACCTCTTCCAAATACATCGCGATCTATCCGTTTACCACTTCGATCATTCTGCTCTATCGGGCGCTCGGTCAGCCGATCGATCAAGAACTGCTCGGCACAACACCGTTGTGGATCGGCCTGCTTGTCACGCTCGGCTTGGGCGGGTTGTTGCTGACGACGGTGATGTTCAAGCGTAAAGATGTCGCGCACTAA
- a CDS encoding ABC transporter ATP-binding protein produces the protein MKPLLEVKQLSKTYGGHHVVQNLNMQIYPGDIYGFLGPNGAGKTTTIRMILGLVRKSSGEILFAGQKMELLDDPFAQIGCLVESPGLYPNLTGRQNLVLFQKLRKQRDPGRIEELLEMVDLQAAADKKVKAYSLGMKQRLAIAIALLPNPRLLVLDEPTNGLDPAGIREMRSFLKKLAARGMTILISSHLLDEIEKVATRLCIIHEGKGVIEAPLEQLLEKHRDLKIVSPEPEAVYKFVTGWLKSRGHAAVTRLVDGHVLIESFPDDSAVLNSAAVQSGLSISELRVQSSRLEDMFLTITEGGDAHVGRVANGSL, from the coding sequence GTGAAACCATTGCTGGAAGTCAAACAGTTGAGCAAAACGTACGGCGGCCATCACGTCGTGCAAAACTTGAATATGCAAATTTATCCGGGCGACATCTACGGATTCTTAGGCCCAAATGGCGCTGGGAAAACCACGACGATTCGGATGATCTTGGGACTCGTTCGAAAGTCGAGCGGCGAGATTCTGTTTGCAGGTCAGAAGATGGAGTTGCTCGACGACCCGTTTGCACAGATCGGTTGCCTAGTCGAATCGCCAGGGCTCTACCCGAATCTGACGGGAAGGCAGAATCTTGTCCTGTTTCAAAAACTGCGCAAACAGCGCGATCCTGGGCGGATCGAGGAACTGTTGGAGATGGTCGATCTGCAAGCGGCGGCTGATAAAAAAGTGAAAGCCTATTCGCTTGGCATGAAACAGCGGCTCGCGATCGCCATCGCGCTGTTGCCCAACCCACGCTTGCTCGTCCTCGATGAACCGACCAACGGGCTGGACCCGGCAGGCATTCGCGAGATGCGATCCTTTTTGAAAAAATTGGCTGCGCGCGGCATGACGATCTTGATCTCGTCGCACCTGCTCGATGAGATCGAAAAGGTGGCGACACGCCTTTGCATCATCCATGAGGGAAAGGGCGTGATCGAAGCGCCGCTTGAGCAGTTGCTCGAAAAACACCGCGACTTGAAGATCGTCAGCCCCGAGCCGGAAGCGGTGTATAAGTTTGTCACAGGCTGGCTGAAAAGTCGAGGCCATGCGGCCGTCACCCGCTTGGTCGATGGACATGTGCTGATCGAAAGCTTTCCTGACGATTCGGCAGTCTTAAACAGCGCTGCGGTGCAAAGCGGATTGTCGATCTCCGAACTGCGCGTGCAAAGCTCGCGGCTGGAAGATATGTTCTTGACGATTACCGAAGGAGGAGACGCGCATGTGGGCCGTGTTGCAAACGGAAGCTTATAA
- a CDS encoding acyl-CoA thioesterase encodes MKVSLDIVVRSTEIDVNGHVNNAKYLEYLEWGREEWYERADLHYDQFTKLGLQTVTVNININYRKECKQGDLLTITTTPERMGNTSYSLKQEIFNQHGEQVADAIVTSVTMDIASRKSRPVPDVLRQLFS; translated from the coding sequence ATGAAAGTTTCTCTAGACATTGTGGTTCGTTCGACCGAAATTGATGTGAACGGACATGTGAACAACGCGAAATATCTGGAATACCTCGAATGGGGCCGCGAAGAATGGTATGAGCGGGCCGACCTGCACTACGATCAATTTACCAAGCTCGGCCTTCAAACGGTGACGGTGAACATCAACATCAACTACCGCAAAGAATGTAAGCAAGGCGATCTGCTGACCATCACCACCACGCCGGAACGGATGGGCAACACGTCTTACTCGCTGAAGCAGGAAATCTTCAACCAGCACGGAGAACAGGTCGCCGACGCGATCGTCACCTCGGTTACGATGGACATCGCCTCGCGCAAAAGCCGCCCCGTGCCGGACGTACTCCGTCAGCTATTTTCATAA
- a CDS encoding M48 family metallopeptidase gives MKRAYLTLPLCFLILAASLLTAHFVYNDTSVVTDVVKGEPAHPLSFMTEAEYERTVNFSRTKEALYFADLGFEWVILLFVLAAGLSGRFRDLAVKLFKRSSFGQVTIYTVLFQLVTTLLQLPLAWYRHMIDVNYGVSNMTPGAWFSELFLDFGISTLMTVPVIWIAFLIIKKSPGRWWLWLWTATVPLLLFLIVLQPVFIDPLYNDFKPLQNEQLKAKILDLASKADIPSANVYEVDMSKKTNALNAYVNGIGPSARIVLWDTTLNKLSDEEILFIMGHEMGHYVKHHMLWGLAGSLVLMLALFYLTSRLYPLIVRWMGGVWGLKGEQDLAALPVALFVLSLLSFMAGPAENYMQRLHEQVSDRYAVEITNGDAQAGITSFQKLSRLSLSDPNPSPLVKYLLYSHPTLSERIRDLEQMAKEQKVK, from the coding sequence ATGAAACGCGCGTACCTGACGCTCCCGCTCTGTTTTCTGATTCTCGCCGCCAGTTTGCTGACTGCACATTTCGTGTACAACGATACCAGTGTTGTCACCGATGTGGTCAAAGGCGAACCGGCGCATCCGCTTTCCTTTATGACCGAAGCGGAATACGAACGGACGGTAAACTTTTCGCGGACGAAAGAAGCGCTCTATTTTGCCGATCTCGGCTTTGAATGGGTGATTCTGTTGTTCGTGTTGGCAGCAGGTCTCTCCGGACGCTTTCGGGACTTGGCAGTCAAGCTATTCAAGCGATCGTCGTTCGGACAAGTCACCATCTATACGGTGCTCTTCCAGTTGGTGACGACGCTGTTGCAACTGCCACTGGCTTGGTATCGGCACATGATCGATGTCAACTACGGCGTCTCCAACATGACGCCTGGCGCTTGGTTTTCTGAGCTGTTCCTCGATTTTGGCATCAGCACCTTGATGACCGTCCCGGTGATTTGGATCGCTTTTTTGATCATCAAAAAGAGTCCTGGGCGCTGGTGGCTGTGGCTGTGGACGGCGACCGTACCGCTCTTGCTGTTTCTGATCGTGCTACAGCCTGTGTTTATCGACCCGCTGTACAATGATTTTAAACCGCTTCAAAACGAACAGCTCAAAGCGAAGATACTCGATCTCGCCAGCAAAGCGGACATTCCGAGCGCCAATGTCTACGAAGTGGACATGTCCAAGAAGACCAACGCTTTGAACGCTTATGTCAACGGGATCGGCCCGAGCGCCCGGATCGTGCTCTGGGATACGACGCTCAACAAGTTGAGCGATGAGGAGATTCTGTTCATCATGGGTCACGAGATGGGCCATTATGTGAAGCATCACATGCTGTGGGGCCTCGCTGGGTCGCTGGTCCTGATGCTGGCTTTGTTCTATCTGACTTCGCGCCTCTATCCGTTGATCGTGCGCTGGATGGGCGGTGTTTGGGGCTTGAAAGGCGAACAGGATCTGGCTGCGCTACCCGTTGCGCTGTTCGTGCTGTCCCTGTTGTCCTTCATGGCCGGGCCTGCTGAAAACTACATGCAGCGTTTGCATGAGCAGGTGTCAGACCGCTATGCGGTGGAGATCACCAATGGCGATGCACAAGCGGGCATCACGTCGTTTCAAAAGCTGTCGCGCCTGTCGCTGTCCGATCCCAACCCCTCTCCATTGGTGAAATATTTGCTCTATTCACATCCGACGCTCTCCGAACGTATTCGCGATTTGGAGCAGATGGCCAAGGAGCAGAAAGTGAAATAA
- a CDS encoding phosphodiester glycosidase family protein gives MKIRKGLKIAHTMILSFSMLLGTVSGVSAASPEQIYSWPEIVSKTESSQVIVTKGVTYQQFDYVTKSGKIRLHETWVNLTDPNVEVKTVMSGDKLENETNETVSAMARRTGAVAGVNGDFFESESSGMALGMSVQEGQLIHHPNQTAVLGIGYNNEVIIGKYAFNGTVTAMNGNSYSIKALNGHPVTYPNEMVLLTPELGYWEMVSNATIVTMQKLADGQYTVTAIDPMKTVTEAPPQGFVKLIAQGSGPIGFVTANLQKGDTINLAYGTTPASTSLKYAIGGGPILLKDGQYFADPNQPLPNSSSYRGPITGVGVTADGKRMLQLVVDGRSSDSIGLTYVQTANFLRSRGLAHAMLLDGGGSTDMVVRQPGDTQATVANSPSDGRERRVANGLFVYSTSAPGTPANITNWGESVKVFIGEQKQLTKKYSVLDQNYNPLPGESVTFTVEPSTLGTITQGGQFRANLTGGSGKIIAASTSNPAARTEIPLTVYSSVDSLTLSPNVVDLAAGESYTFTAKGTVAGESLTIKPELLTWTSSNAAYGTVTNGVFKAGQVAGNGMTTVTAKIGSKTATANVYIGFVQKTVDKLDNAGLWKRTDRWGMWGR, from the coding sequence TTGAAGATTCGTAAAGGGCTGAAGATTGCACACACGATGATTTTAAGCTTCTCGATGCTCTTAGGCACGGTGAGCGGTGTATCGGCCGCGTCACCCGAACAGATCTATTCCTGGCCGGAGATCGTGTCCAAGACAGAGAGCAGTCAGGTGATCGTGACCAAAGGGGTCACCTACCAGCAGTTCGACTATGTGACCAAGAGCGGTAAGATTCGGTTGCATGAAACATGGGTCAACCTGACCGATCCGAACGTGGAAGTGAAGACGGTGATGTCAGGTGATAAATTGGAGAACGAAACGAACGAGACCGTTTCGGCGATGGCCCGCCGCACTGGGGCAGTCGCAGGCGTCAACGGCGACTTTTTCGAATCGGAATCCTCGGGAATGGCGCTCGGAATGTCTGTTCAGGAAGGACAGCTCATCCATCATCCGAACCAGACGGCCGTGCTTGGAATCGGCTATAACAATGAAGTGATCATCGGCAAATACGCTTTCAATGGCACAGTTACGGCGATGAATGGGAATAGCTATTCGATCAAAGCGCTCAACGGGCATCCGGTCACCTATCCGAACGAGATGGTGCTATTGACCCCCGAGCTCGGGTATTGGGAGATGGTCTCCAATGCGACGATCGTCACGATGCAAAAGCTGGCAGACGGTCAGTACACAGTGACGGCGATCGACCCGATGAAAACGGTGACCGAAGCACCGCCTCAAGGCTTCGTCAAACTGATCGCGCAAGGCAGTGGCCCGATCGGCTTTGTTACCGCCAACCTGCAAAAAGGCGATACCATCAATCTCGCCTACGGTACAACGCCTGCCAGCACCAGCTTAAAATATGCGATCGGCGGCGGTCCGATCCTGCTCAAGGACGGTCAATATTTCGCAGATCCCAATCAGCCGCTGCCCAATTCGTCTTCCTACCGCGGCCCGATCACTGGGGTCGGCGTCACGGCGGACGGCAAGCGGATGCTACAATTGGTTGTCGATGGGCGTTCCTCCGACTCGATCGGGCTGACCTATGTCCAGACCGCCAATTTTCTAAGATCGCGCGGCCTCGCCCACGCGATGCTGCTCGACGGTGGTGGTTCGACCGATATGGTGGTGCGCCAGCCGGGCGATACGCAAGCCACCGTCGCCAATTCACCGTCTGACGGACGGGAACGCCGCGTCGCCAACGGACTGTTCGTCTACAGCACCTCGGCACCTGGCACTCCGGCGAATATCACCAACTGGGGCGAGAGCGTGAAGGTGTTTATCGGCGAGCAAAAACAGCTCACGAAAAAATACTCGGTGCTCGACCAGAACTACAATCCACTGCCCGGTGAATCGGTGACCTTCACCGTCGAACCATCAACGCTTGGTACGATCACACAAGGCGGGCAGTTCCGCGCCAATCTCACGGGCGGAAGTGGCAAGATCATCGCAGCGTCCACGTCGAATCCGGCGGCGCGCACGGAGATTCCGCTCACCGTCTACAGCAGTGTTGACTCGCTGACCTTATCGCCAAATGTGGTAGATCTTGCCGCAGGTGAAAGCTATACCTTCACCGCGAAAGGCACCGTGGCGGGCGAATCGCTGACGATCAAACCAGAACTGCTCACATGGACCTCGTCGAATGCGGCGTACGGCACGGTGACAAACGGCGTGTTTAAAGCCGGGCAGGTTGCCGGAAACGGGATGACGACCGTCACCGCCAAGATCGGCTCGAAGACAGCGACGGCAAACGTTTACATCGGCTTTGTGCAAAAGACGGTCGATAAGCTGGACAACGCAGGGCTTTGGAAGCGGACCGATCGTTGGGGGATGTGGGGACGCTGA
- a CDS encoding S-layer homology domain-containing protein, protein MGTLTTSTAQVKAPNTASLAVNYRFAAGSGMKQFVFYPATTLSLPAKNDNAAVNPAGIGLWVYGDNSGLKLIGSFEKSDGSLIQAANQVRIDWNGWKYVTLKFPSGTTFPLKLDYLDLIAENPTANLNGTVYLSDLQVIYAARTYSEKPSPGQTVTFPDIQNHWGRAMIETLATKQVIQGVDKDHFAPLDQLTRAQAATLIVNALGLPDGSNTQFSDVVAGTWYEKKVGAAFKAGLISGISNDKFAPHAPVDRNQIAVMIYNALKYKQKLPTGGTPIAFKDAKDIQSWAKDKVDTLSASGIMVGSEGYLRPASITNRGEAAALIFKMMEQAGLL, encoded by the coding sequence GTGGGGACGCTGACGACCAGCACCGCACAAGTCAAAGCGCCGAACACCGCCTCACTGGCGGTCAACTATCGATTTGCGGCAGGTTCTGGTATGAAACAGTTCGTCTTCTACCCGGCGACCACGCTGTCGCTTCCAGCCAAAAATGACAATGCCGCCGTGAACCCAGCAGGCATCGGCCTGTGGGTGTATGGCGACAACTCCGGGCTGAAGCTGATCGGCTCCTTTGAAAAAAGTGATGGCAGCCTGATCCAAGCTGCCAATCAGGTGCGCATCGACTGGAACGGTTGGAAGTATGTCACGCTCAAGTTCCCGAGCGGCACGACCTTCCCGCTCAAGCTCGATTACCTCGATCTGATCGCCGAAAATCCGACGGCCAACCTGAATGGCACCGTGTACCTGAGCGACCTGCAAGTGATATACGCCGCTCGTACCTATTCGGAAAAACCATCTCCGGGGCAGACTGTCACCTTCCCTGACATCCAAAATCATTGGGGTCGTGCGATGATCGAAACGCTGGCGACGAAACAAGTCATCCAAGGTGTGGACAAAGACCATTTTGCACCACTGGACCAACTGACCCGCGCACAGGCGGCAACCTTGATCGTCAACGCGCTCGGTCTGCCAGATGGTTCGAACACGCAGTTCAGCGATGTGGTGGCTGGAACCTGGTATGAGAAAAAGGTCGGCGCGGCGTTCAAAGCAGGTCTGATCAGCGGCATCTCTAACGATAAGTTTGCACCACACGCTCCCGTTGACCGCAATCAGATCGCCGTGATGATTTACAACGCGCTCAAATACAAACAAAAACTGCCCACCGGCGGCACGCCGATCGCATTTAAAGATGCGAAGGACATCCAATCGTGGGCAAAAGACAAAGTGGATACGTTGTCCGCATCCGGCATCATGGTTGGATCGGAAGGCTATCTTCGCCCAGCTAGCATCACCAACCGAGGCGAAGCGGCCGCATTGATTTTCAAAATGATGGAACAGGCGGGACTGCTGTAA
- the rsgA gene encoding ribosome small subunit-dependent GTPase A, whose protein sequence is MGFTSFFQTAFATYADQDYTVGRVALEHKHLYRVFTEAGDLLADVSGKFRFQTTGRQDFPAIGDFVVMSVRPEEGKATIHAVLPRQSKFSRKIAGNTTEEQIVASNVDTVFLVNALNNDFNIRRIERYLIMAWESGANPVIILSKADLCDDVEEKLRQVESVAIGVPVHVISSLQNEGIGELLPYVGAGQTVALLGSSGVGKSTLTNRLVGHEVQSVQEVREGDDRGKHTTTHRELIMLPQGGMMIDTPGMRELQLWEADEGFTDSFSDIEQIAEACRFRDCTHKNEPGCAVNLALQDGSLDRGRYTSYLKLQRELAYLARKDDMRAQLQEKQKWKNISKSTRGGKKAR, encoded by the coding sequence ATGGGCTTTACGTCCTTTTTTCAAACAGCATTCGCTACTTACGCAGACCAAGACTACACCGTAGGCCGGGTGGCGTTGGAGCATAAGCACCTCTACCGCGTCTTTACGGAGGCGGGAGATCTGCTCGCCGATGTATCGGGCAAGTTCCGCTTTCAGACGACCGGGCGTCAAGACTTCCCGGCAATTGGCGATTTTGTAGTGATGAGCGTGCGTCCGGAGGAAGGCAAGGCGACGATTCATGCCGTTTTGCCCCGCCAAAGCAAGTTCTCGCGCAAGATCGCAGGCAACACGACCGAAGAGCAGATCGTCGCGTCCAACGTGGACACCGTGTTCTTGGTCAACGCGTTGAACAACGATTTTAACATCCGCCGTATCGAGCGCTACCTGATCATGGCTTGGGAGAGCGGAGCGAACCCGGTGATCATTCTGTCCAAAGCGGACCTTTGCGACGATGTCGAAGAGAAGCTCCGGCAGGTGGAGAGTGTCGCGATCGGCGTTCCGGTACATGTGATCTCTTCCTTGCAAAACGAGGGCATCGGCGAACTTTTGCCGTACGTAGGAGCAGGACAGACGGTTGCTTTGCTCGGGTCATCGGGCGTTGGCAAGTCCACGCTGACCAATCGTCTGGTCGGGCATGAGGTGCAGTCGGTACAAGAGGTTCGTGAAGGTGACGACCGCGGCAAGCACACGACGACCCATCGTGAGCTGATCATGTTGCCACAGGGCGGCATGATGATCGACACGCCGGGAATGCGCGAGTTGCAACTGTGGGAAGCGGACGAAGGTTTTACCGACTCGTTCTCCGACATCGAGCAGATTGCGGAAGCCTGTCGTTTCCGCGATTGCACGCACAAGAACGAACCGGGCTGTGCGGTCAACCTTGCGCTCCAAGACGGCTCGCTCGATCGAGGCCGTTACACCAGCTACCTCAAATTGCAACGGGAGCTGGCATATCTGGCTCGCAAAGACGATATGCGCGCCCAGCTTCAAGAGAAGCAAAAGTGGAAAAACATCAGCAAATCAACGCGTGGCGGCAAAAAAGCCCGCTAA
- the rnhC gene encoding ribonuclease HIII — MSPQNLASACAKTEELCQSRGLEIVEQKEIPYGRQFKVRSGSSTAQLNVYFGKKGLKLVAQGGDNTAKRAVEEIMSEMQGGAPTTPKASKSAQQHPDVVVAYDEPWIGTDESGKGDFFGGLVTAGVIVDPEAVPLLQSLGVDDSKKITDAKIPGLAAEIKKICYGKYKVLHLKPAKYNELYEKFQSQGKNLNSLLSWAHSSVIEKLVEIQSVKLVVVDKFANETLIENRLKKLDPTIQLVLVPKAEQNLAVAAASILARDAFLRWHKEVKVEHGIEFPKGASTLVIKAGRAFVKANGAQGLREVSKLHFKTTEEVTR; from the coding sequence GTGAGCCCACAGAACTTAGCTTCCGCATGTGCGAAAACAGAAGAACTTTGCCAATCGCGAGGTCTGGAAATTGTCGAGCAAAAAGAGATTCCCTATGGCCGCCAATTTAAAGTCAGAAGCGGCAGTTCCACCGCCCAACTCAACGTCTACTTCGGCAAAAAAGGTCTCAAGCTCGTCGCGCAAGGCGGTGACAATACGGCCAAACGAGCAGTCGAAGAGATCATGAGCGAAATGCAAGGCGGCGCTCCGACAACCCCGAAAGCATCCAAATCGGCGCAGCAGCACCCCGATGTGGTCGTGGCCTACGACGAACCGTGGATCGGCACGGACGAGAGTGGGAAGGGGGATTTTTTTGGAGGCTTGGTCACGGCTGGCGTGATCGTCGATCCAGAAGCGGTGCCGCTGTTGCAGTCGCTGGGAGTGGATGACAGCAAAAAGATCACCGATGCGAAGATTCCGGGGCTTGCTGCGGAGATCAAGAAGATTTGTTATGGAAAATATAAAGTTCTACATCTTAAGCCTGCCAAATACAACGAGCTGTACGAGAAGTTCCAATCCCAAGGCAAGAACCTCAACTCCCTCTTGTCCTGGGCGCACAGCTCCGTCATCGAAAAGCTGGTCGAGATCCAGTCGGTCAAACTCGTCGTCGTGGACAAGTTCGCCAACGAGACCCTGATTGAGAATCGTCTGAAAAAGCTCGACCCCACGATTCAGCTTGTCCTTGTCCCAAAGGCGGAACAAAACCTCGCCGTTGCGGCCGCTTCGATCTTGGCGCGAGACGCATTCTTGCGCTGGCATAAAGAGGTGAAGGTGGAGCATGGCATTGAGTTTCCGAAAGGCGCCTCCACACTTGTAATCAAGGCGGGTCGGGCGTTTGTAAAAGCAAATGGGGCACAAGGACTTCGTGAAGTATCGAAACTGCATTTTAAGACGACAGAAGAAGTCACGCGATAG